The DNA sequence GCTATGAATGAGCATAGCACCAAATGAAATAAAGGCTAATGCTAAAAAGACTGCAGTAAAGCTATTCTTTTTTGTGGTATATAATTTCTTTAAGAGAAGTAATATGAGCGGATAAATTAAATAAAACTGCCATTCTACGGAAAGTGACCATGAATGTAATAGAAAGTTGTACTGAGAAGAGGCGTCGAAGTATCCGTTATTTAAGTAATAATAAATATTAGAAAAAAACAGAACGCTGGAAAAAGCACTTCTGAAAAAGTTGACAATCTGCGGCTGAAGAAAAAAGAATATGACCAATGAAAAAGTAACAACTAATCCTAAAAGTGCAGGAATAATCCTGATTATTCTTCTTCTGTAAAAATCCCAGAGATTAAAGTTTCCCTTATGAAAAGAAGACAAAATGATTTTGGTCATTAAAAACCCTGAAATAACAAAGAATATATCGACACCGATAAATCCGGACTTAAACCATTGAAATTTATAATGATAGAAAAGAACTGCGAGTACAGAAAATGCCCGCAGAAAAGAAATATCGTATCTGAAACTATTGTTTTTCAATTATTTCGCTTAATCGTTTTCGTATCCGTTATCTTTTTTCCATTCATCAAACCCTTGTTTTTCCCAAGGTAGGCCTCTTGAAAAATTATAAGGCCACGGGTAATGGGATTTGCCTGTCTCTCTCGATTTCATTTCTCTGACATCCTTGATTTTTTTTCCAGGATTTCCAAGAATTAAAGAATAATCTTCATAATTACCTCCCACCAGTGATTGGGCTCCTACAAGACAATGTTTTCCGATTGTTGTTCCCGGAAGTAAAACAGTGCCTACAGCTATCTGAGAAAAATCTCCGATGGTAGCACCTATACACACATCAGAAGGAGGAGTAGGATCATTAGTAAGTACTACATAAGGATAAATAAAAACAAAGTTTTCTATGGTAGACTTTTGACCAATATGAACATTGCTGTGAAGCCAGCAGTTATTACCAAACGTGACATGTCCCTGTATATCTGTTACCGTACCCAATCTACAGTTATTCCCGAAAACAGAGTTTTCTCTTATTGTAACTCTGTGTCCGGTAGAAAAATTATTACCAAAACGGGAACCTGCATATAAAATCGTATGACTTCTTATTAATGCATTTTCACCAATTATAGTTTCAGGATTTACATAATCATCTTTAAAATAATAATCATTAAGCGGCTCTCCAATGACACAGTCATTCGCAATAATAGAATTATCACCAATAATAACGTTGTCATAAATTACGGTATTGTCACCTATTTTTACGTTTTTGCCTATTCTGGCTTTATCGCTTATGGATACATTCTTATTATTAAATTTCATTTGGGTAATTTTTAAAATCCTGATAATTTCTGAAATAGTCATCCTCGTCGTATAGTTCGGATGCCAGACATAATAATACGGCGCTGTGGCTGAACTTTATATCTCTCCATACTAATTTAGGAATATATAAACCTGTATTGGGACTGTCTAATACGAAAACTTCTTTTTTCCCATCTTTATCTTCTGTATTGAACGTAATTGTTCCTGCTACGGCAACAATTAGTTGTTGAAGGTTTTTATGGGCGTGTCCTCCACGGCTTACATCCTGTGGGGTATAATAAGTCCAATATACTCTTTTAATATCAAAAGGTACATCTTTCTGTGCTTCAGAAATAGTGATATATCCAAGTTCGGGAGAACCTATTTTGTTTAAATTTATTATGTGAGGGCCTGTCATAAAGTTGTTTTTGATAAGACGATAAAACGAATGTTATAGGCAGTTATGGTGTTTGTACTTTATATTCAAATTGAGGTCTGGTTACTCCAGGGTAAACATACATGATGTTTCCTACTTTTACATTTTCTACTTCAAATCCAATAAAATTATCAATTCCATATAGAAGCGTTTTCTGATCTTTTCCAAAATAAAGTCTAAAATAATAATTTCCTGCATTTAGAAGCCCTGTCGGAATATCAAATTCTACAGTATATTCACCTACTTTTGCATCTCCTTTTGCTGAAACAAATTTTCCAACATGGAAAATGACTAACTCATCATAGTTTTTCAATTCAAAGGTTGTATCAAGTGTAATGTCAGGACAGTAATTATGAAAGACAAGTTTTACATGCACTCCGGAATCAATATCTAACAAGTCCCCATTTATAGGAGATACTGAAAATTCTTTTACCCTGATATTTTCATTGCCTATAGCTTCATCAAGATTTCCGTTATAAATATAAGAGCTTTCTCTTGCGCTGCTTTTTTGATATTCTATAATTGTGCTAAGAATATCACCTTGATAATCAATTTGCCCTTGGTTTAAAAGAATTCCTTTTGTACATAATTCTTTAACGGCCGTCATATTATGACTCACAAAAAGAATTGTTCTGCCTTCTCCTCTTGTTACATCATTCATTTTTCCAAGGCATTTTTTCTGGAATTCAGCATCTCCAACTGCCAGAACTTCATCTACAATAAGAATTTCAGATTCTAAGTGCGCTGCTACAGCAAACGCAAGACGAACGTACATTCCCGAAGAATATCTTTTAACAGGAGTATCAATATATCTTTCAACCCCTGAGAAATCTACAATTTCATCAAATTTTCTCTTGATCTCCTTTCTTGTCATTCCCAGGATGGCTCCATTAAGAAAGACATTTTCCCTTCCCGTCATTTCAGGGTGGAATCCTGTTCCTACTTCCAATAGAGAGGCAATTCTTCCGTTGGTATAAATCCGCCCTGTTGTAGGTTTTGTGACTTTACTTAAAACTTTTAATAATGTAGATTTTCCTGCACCGTTTCTACCAATAATTCCTACAGCATCTCCTTTTTCGATTTCAAAATCAATATTGCGAAGAGACCATACATATTCTGAATCTCCTTTTGTAGTTCTATCATTTGCTTCTCCAATTTTAAGATAAGGATCTTCTTTTCCTCTTACTTTATGCCAGAATCTGTTAAGGTCATGAGAAAGAGTTCCTGTCCCGACTTGTCCCAGGCGGTATTGTTTAGATATATTTTCTGCTTTTAAAGCCAGCATGTTTTTTTAATTTAAATTTTTAAAAGAAAATAATTACACGGTATCCATAAAAGTTTTTTCAACCTTATTGAATACAACAATTCCTATCATTAAAAGGATAAGAATAGTACCAGTACTGATCCCAAGCATAGCAGGGGAGAAATCTCCCACACCGATCCATGCATATTTAAAACATTCAAAAATACCTGTCAAAGGATTGTAGTAAGCTAATTTTTTAAAAAATCCCGGTAATGAAGAGACAGGATATATTACTGGAGTTGCATACATATATAAGCTTACCCCAAAACCGAGTAGCATTGCCAAATCTTTATATTTCGTAGTAAGGGCAGAAAATATCATTCCAACTCCTAATGCAAAAAGTGCCATCAGGAATATAAGAAATGGAGTTGCCAAAATCCAGATGTTAGGATGGGCTTCTCCTTTATTGTAATAATAAGCCCATGCAAGGATGAATAGAACAAACTGTACTCCAAATCGCATAAGGTTAGAAATGACAATAGAAAGCGGGGTAACCAGTCTTGGAAAATACACTTTTCCGAAAATTCCGGCATTTCCTGTAAAAGTAGAGGATGTAGCCAGTAAAGAGGAAGAAAAATAATTCCAAAGAGTAACGCCAGCCAGATAAAAAAGAAGAGGTGGAGCCCCATCTGTTGGGAGCTTGGCAATTCTTCCAAAAATAACCAGATATACTATAGTTGTTAGAATGGGATTAATAAAAAACCATATAGGTCCTAAAATAGTCTGCTTAAAACTGGATATAAAATCTCTTTTTACAAACATGTAAACAAGATCTTTGTATTTCCAGACTTCTTTTAGCTTCAAGTCAAATAACGAATGATCTGCATCAATCGTCTCAGTCCACTTCTGTTGTGGTTCATTCATCTGTGTAAGTTTTTGCAAATTTATAATAATTAATTCTTACCGTATCTTTTCGTTTATAAATTTTCATAATAAATAAAACTAAAAATCAACAACTAATATATTGATAATTGGCGGTATGAACAAAAACTATTGGCCATAAAGCCAATAGTCTATGATTTTTATAAATTGTTTTTGTTATTTGCTGATAAGTTGTTTCAGGTATTCGCCATAGCCGCTTTTTCCGTATTTTACCGCAGTTTCAAGCAGTTTTTCTTCATTAATGAATTTGTTCCTGAACGCGATTTCTTCAATACAGCCGATTTTAAATCCTTGTCTTTTTTCTATAACACTTACAAATTCTGAAGCGTCATGAAGAGAGTCAAAAGTTCCGGTGTCCAGCCATGCAGTACCTCTGTCGAGAACAGCAACCTCAAGTTTCTCGTTTTTTAAATAGACGTTGTTGATATCGGTGATCTCCAGTTCGCCTCTTGCAGAAGGCTTGATGTTTTTAGCAATTTCTACCACATCGTTATCATAAAAGTAAAGGCCTGGTACCGCATAATTTGACTTAGGGTTTAGAGGTTTTTCTTCAATAGAAACTGCTTTTAAATCTTTATCAAATTCTACAACACCATATCTTTCCGGGTCAGCAACGTGATAGGCAAAAACAACGCCTCCATTCGGATTGGTTTTATTTTTTAGTAAAGTTCCCATTTCGGAGCCGTAGAAAATATTATCGCCCAGTACAAGGGCAGCAGAATCATTGCCGATAAACTGGTCTCCTAAAATAAATGCCTGTGCTAAACCATCAGGGCTTGGCTGTACAACGTATTCTATATTACAGCCAATTTGTGAGCCATCGCCCAGAAGCTTGATAAAACCTTCCTGGTCATGTGGCGTAGTGATGATAAGAATATCCTTTATTCCTGCTAAAAGTAGTGTGGAAAGCGGATAATAGATCATGGGTTTGTCGTAAACAGGCATCAGCTGCTTGCTCACTGCTATCGTTAGAGGGTAAAGTCTTGTTCCGGATCCCCCGGCTAATATTATTCCTTTCATTTGGTGGTGCGTATTACGCTTATTTCTTTTGTGTTATGAATTGTTTTTTTTGCTATTCAGAGGCATGATAAAGAATGGAAATTTGCTATACTTCATTCTTTATTTTTCTCAATAGCCGGATTTTTAGCTGTATTGTTTGCTATAGTAATCCTGATAATTTCCTGAAGTTACATTTTCAAGCCATTCTTTATTTTCAAGATACCAGTCAATGGTTTTACCCAATCCTTCTTCAAAGGTTACCGATGGTTTCCAGCCTAAATCTTTATTTAGCTTTGTTGCGTCAATAGCGTAACGCTTGTCATGGCCCGGTCTGTCTTTTACAAAAGTGATCAGTTTTTCAGAATAACCTTCAGGTCTTTCCAGCTTAGCATCCATCTGTTTGATCAGCTCTTTTACAAGATCAATATTCTGCCACTCATTGAATCCTCCGATATTGTAAGTCTCGCCTGTTTTTGCTTCATTAAAGATCTGATGAATCGCTTTGGCGTGATCGATGACAAATAACCAGTCTCTGGTATATTTTCCGTCACCATAAATAGGAAGAGGTCGTTCGTTGATGATATTTGAGATACAAAGAGGGATCAGTTTTTCAGGAAAATGATTGGGTCCATAATTGTTTGAACAGTTAGAAACAATAAATGGCATTCCGTAGGTATTTCCATAAGCTCTTACCAGGTGGTCAGATGCTGCTTTTGAAGCAGAATACGGAGATTGAGGATCATATGATGTCGTCTCTAAAAAGAATCCTGTTTCCCCTAAACTTCCATATACTTCATCAGTCGAAATATGGTAGAAAAGGTTGGTTCTTTTTTCATTTGGGAATCTGCCATGAGTGTGGTCAGGGTTTAATGTCCAAAACTCTTTACAAAGATTCAGAAGATTAGCTGTTCCGTTTACATTGGTGTTAATAAACGCCATGGGGTCAGTAATACTTCTGTCTACATGACTTTCAGCGGCTAAATGTACTACAGCATCCGGATTGTATTTTTCAAA is a window from the Chryseobacterium indologenes genome containing:
- a CDS encoding acyltransferase; translation: MKFNNKNVSISDKARIGKNVKIGDNTVIYDNVIIGDNSIIANDCVIGEPLNDYYFKDDYVNPETIIGENALIRSHTILYAGSRFGNNFSTGHRVTIRENSVFGNNCRLGTVTDIQGHVTFGNNCWLHSNVHIGQKSTIENFVFIYPYVVLTNDPTPPSDVCIGATIGDFSQIAVGTVLLPGTTIGKHCLVGAQSLVGGNYEDYSLILGNPGKKIKDVREMKSRETGKSHYPWPYNFSRGLPWEKQGFDEWKKDNGYEND
- a CDS encoding sugar 3,4-ketoisomerase, with product MTGPHIINLNKIGSPELGYITISEAQKDVPFDIKRVYWTYYTPQDVSRGGHAHKNLQQLIVAVAGTITFNTEDKDGKKEVFVLDSPNTGLYIPKLVWRDIKFSHSAVLLCLASELYDEDDYFRNYQDFKNYPNEI
- a CDS encoding ABC transporter ATP-binding protein; this encodes MLALKAENISKQYRLGQVGTGTLSHDLNRFWHKVRGKEDPYLKIGEANDRTTKGDSEYVWSLRNIDFEIEKGDAVGIIGRNGAGKSTLLKVLSKVTKPTTGRIYTNGRIASLLEVGTGFHPEMTGRENVFLNGAILGMTRKEIKRKFDEIVDFSGVERYIDTPVKRYSSGMYVRLAFAVAAHLESEILIVDEVLAVGDAEFQKKCLGKMNDVTRGEGRTILFVSHNMTAVKELCTKGILLNQGQIDYQGDILSTIIEYQKSSARESSYIYNGNLDEAIGNENIRVKEFSVSPINGDLLDIDSGVHVKLVFHNYCPDITLDTTFELKNYDELVIFHVGKFVSAKGDAKVGEYTVEFDIPTGLLNAGNYYFRLYFGKDQKTLLYGIDNFIGFEVENVKVGNIMYVYPGVTRPQFEYKVQTP
- a CDS encoding ABC transporter permease; translated protein: MNEPQQKWTETIDADHSLFDLKLKEVWKYKDLVYMFVKRDFISSFKQTILGPIWFFINPILTTIVYLVIFGRIAKLPTDGAPPLLFYLAGVTLWNYFSSSLLATSSTFTGNAGIFGKVYFPRLVTPLSIVISNLMRFGVQFVLFILAWAYYYNKGEAHPNIWILATPFLIFLMALFALGVGMIFSALTTKYKDLAMLLGFGVSLYMYATPVIYPVSSLPGFFKKLAYYNPLTGIFECFKYAWIGVGDFSPAMLGISTGTILILLMIGIVVFNKVEKTFMDTV
- the rfbA gene encoding glucose-1-phosphate thymidylyltransferase RfbA is translated as MKGIILAGGSGTRLYPLTIAVSKQLMPVYDKPMIYYPLSTLLLAGIKDILIITTPHDQEGFIKLLGDGSQIGCNIEYVVQPSPDGLAQAFILGDQFIGNDSAALVLGDNIFYGSEMGTLLKNKTNPNGGVVFAYHVADPERYGVVEFDKDLKAVSIEEKPLNPKSNYAVPGLYFYDNDVVEIAKNIKPSARGELEITDINNVYLKNEKLEVAVLDRGTAWLDTGTFDSLHDASEFVSVIEKRQGFKIGCIEEIAFRNKFINEEKLLETAVKYGKSGYGEYLKQLISK
- the rfbB gene encoding dTDP-glucose 4,6-dehydratase, which translates into the protein MKNIIITGGAGFIGSHVVREFVKNNPDTTIINLDALTYAGNLENLKDIENEPNYVFEKADITNPEELRRVFEKYNPDAVVHLAAESHVDRSITDPMAFINTNVNGTANLLNLCKEFWTLNPDHTHGRFPNEKRTNLFYHISTDEVYGSLGETGFFLETTSYDPQSPYSASKAASDHLVRAYGNTYGMPFIVSNCSNNYGPNHFPEKLIPLCISNIINERPLPIYGDGKYTRDWLFVIDHAKAIHQIFNEAKTGETYNIGGFNEWQNIDLVKELIKQMDAKLERPEGYSEKLITFVKDRPGHDKRYAIDATKLNKDLGWKPSVTFEEGLGKTIDWYLENKEWLENVTSGNYQDYYSKQYS